Proteins from a single region of Mytilus trossulus isolate FHL-02 chromosome 2, PNRI_Mtr1.1.1.hap1, whole genome shotgun sequence:
- the LOC134707220 gene encoding guanine nucleotide-binding protein-like 1 — MPRKKPYSGKQKKLQLQEKRKGKKNSENDSDEGSNQEENDRVPSSSKVEEDESQTQSLQQQSVQSTKSLEPNRYRLQFLQESNTKLKKKRELGRQVLHPVSELELEVCDDDSEPYIDIAKRPPWHYNCSTAELQKTETKYFQEYVEKIFAEHDINKLSYFELNLETWRQLWRVLEMSDIILIIVDIRYPMLHFSPALYNHVINDLGKHAILILNKVDMVPPELVIAWKEHFLLKYPKLHIACFTSYPKEAITNIIPGKARKKRNRGGRFAINMGARELLEICESIVQKKVDLSSWRHKIESENEASGLDEDINESHEDNTASPSREKYKNGMLAIGCTGYPNVGKSSLLNGLKGVKVVSVSKTPGHTKHFQTIFITPTVKLCDCPGLVFPSKCDKALQVLAGIYPISQVREAFSAIRYLAERINIVNILHLQHPDPPSKEWSPYDICEAFAIKRGMITAKAGRPDIHRSANLILRMGLDGRLCLALRPPGFTQNRDIWKEHQETKGLIEKLSKYRPSTEESSDGSDGEFGIDKDENENETSSDEEDVKMTTKNPFALLCDDD; from the exons ATGCCTAGAAAAAAGCCTTACAGTGGAAAACAGAAGAAGTTACAGCTACAAGAGAAgagaaaagggaaaaaaaaca gtGAAAATGACAGTGATGAAGGATCAAACCAGGAGGAAAATGACAGAGTTCCAAGTTCATCAAAAGTAGAGGAAGATGAATCTCAAACACAATCTTTACAACAACAGTCTGTCCAGTCAACAAAATCTCTTGAGCCAAACAG ATATCGACTTCAATTCCTCCAAGAATctaatacaaaattaaagaagaaaagAGAATTAGGAAGACAAGTTTTACATCCCGTTTCAGAA cttGAACTTGAAGTATGTGATGATGACAGTGAACCTTACATAGACATTGCTAAGAGACCACCATGGCATTACAACTGTTCAACAGCAGAACTACAAAAAACAGAAACTAAATATTTTCAG GAATATGTGGAAAAGATCTTTGCTGaacatgatataaataaattgagTTATTTTGAGTTGAACTTGGAGACATGGAGGCAGTTATGGAGAGTACTGGAGATGTCAGATATTATCTTAATTATAGTAGATATCAGATATCCT ATGCTCCATTTTTCTCCAGCATTATATAACCATGTAATAAATGATTTAGGAAAACATGccattttgatattaaataaaGTTGATATGGTACCACCAGAACTGGTTATAGCATGGAAAGAGCATTTCCTGTTAAAATATCCTAAACTACATATAGCTTGTTTCACATCATATCCTAAAGAggcaataacaaatataatacctGGTAAAG cCAGAAAGAAAAGAAACAGAGGTGGAAGATTTGCAATAAATATGGGAGCTAGAGAATTATTGGAAATATGTGAAAGTATTGTACAGAAAAAGG TTGACTTGTCATCCTGGAGACATAAAATTGAATCTGAAAATGAGGCTTCAGGATTGGATGAAGATATTAATGAGAGCCATGAAGATAACACAGCATCTCCCTCTCGAGAGAAATATAAGAATGGTATGCTTGCAATTGGATGTACAG gcTATCCAAATGTTGgaaaatcatcattattaaaTGGACTTAAAGGAGTAAAG GTTGTAAGTGTATCTAAAACCCCAGGTCATACCAAACACTTTCAGACTATATTTATAACACCAACTGTCAAGCTGTGTGATTGTCCTGGTCTGGTTTTCCCATCAAAATGTGATAAAGCACTTCag GTGTTGGCagggatttatccaatctcacAAGTACGAGAAGCTTTTAgtgcaataagatatttagCTGAGAGAATTAACATTGTGAACATCTTACACCTACAACATCCTGATCCGCCATCAAAAGAATGGTCTCCTTATGATATTTGTGAAG CTTTTGCAATAAAGCGGGGAATGATAACAGCTAAGGCTGGAAGACCTGATATTCACAGATCTGCAAATTTAATTCTACGGATGGGATTAGATGGTCGACTTTGTTTAGCACTGAGGCCACCAGGTTTTACACAAAATAgag ATATTTGGAAAGAACATCAAGAAACTAAAGGATTGATTGAGAAACTATCTAAATATAGGCCATCAACTGAAGAGTCTTCTGATGGTAGTGATGGAGAATTTGGCATTGATaaagatgaaaatgaaaatgaaacatcATCAGATGAAGAGGATGTTAAAATGACAACTAAAAATCCTTTTGCTTTATTATGTGATGATGATTAA
- the LOC134707221 gene encoding TBC1 domain family member 13-like has protein sequence MAAYQARLKQFEDVLKEEVIDIKSLRKLCFNGCPFECGYRSVCWKLLLNYLSCKRCEWGDFLSKQRKLYTHFIDEMIVKPGLDASTGTHQDDHPLNPNPNSNWGTFFKDNEMLLQIDKDCRRLCPDLFFFQKATDYPCKDIIHADSRVETLRKRVEQCVLQSETIKVDRKGNYNKVFSRKRVSEEYMVLPDGHEAHWEVVERILFIYSKLNPGQGYVQGMNEIIGPIYYCFAADPIKECRENAEADSFFCFMNLMSEIRDLFIKTLDADSQCGIGYMMQDFSNMLQTSDQRLHQRIEELNIKPQFYAFRWLTLLLSQEFPLPDVMRIWDSLFADDRRFHFLKCICCAMLIEVRDEIIQGDFPHVMKLIQNVQDKVDLQRVIAKATEIR, from the exons ATGGCAGCTTACCAAGCAAG gTTGAAGCAATTTGAAGATGTCCTGAAAGAAGAGGTGATTGACATAAAGAGTTTACGGAAGTTATGTTTCAATG GTTGTCCGTTTGAATGTGGTTACAGATCTGTATGTTGGAAG ctGCTGCTGAATTATCTTTCTTGTAAAAGATGTGAATGGGGTGATTTTTTGAGCAAGCAGAG aAAGCTATATACACATTTTATAGATGAGATGATAGTAAAACCTGGACTGGATGCTTCAACTGGAACTCATCAAGATGACCAT CCATTAAACCCAAATCCAAACAGTAACTGGGGAACATTTTTCAAAGACAATGAAATGTTATTACAGATTGACAAAGATTGCAG ACGATTATGtccagatttgtttttcttccaaaaaGCCACAGATTATCCATGTAAAGATATTATACATGCTGATTCACGTGTGGAAACATTACGTAAACGTGTAGAACAATGCGTACTGCAATCAGAAACCATTAAAGTAGACAGGAAAGGCAATTATAAT aaagTTTTCAGTAGAAAAAGAGTGAGTGAAGAATACATGGTATTGCCTGATGGTCATGAAGCTCACTGGGAAGTTGTTGAAagaatattgtttatttattccaAATTAAATCCTGGTCAAGGATATGTACAG GGTATGAATGAGATTATAGGTCCAATATACTATTGCTTTGCTGCAGATCCTATAAAAGAATGCAGAG AGAATGCTGAGGCTGATTCcttcttttgttttatgaatttgatGTCAGAAATTAgagatttatttataaagacaTTAGATGCAGACTCACAATGTGGGATAG gttATATGATGCAAGATTTTTCTAACATGTTGCAAACTAGTGATCAAAGACTTCACCAAAGAATAGAGGAACTCAATATTAAACCACAATTTTATGCCTTTAGATGGTTAACATTACTCCTGTCACAAGAGTTTCCCCTCCCAG ATGTAATGAGAATATGGGATTCATTGTTTGCAGATGACAGAAGGTTTCACTTTCTGAAATGTATATGTTGTGCAATGCTGAT AGAGGTACGGGATGAAATAATACAAGGAGATTTTCCTCATGTGATGAAATTAATACAG AATGTTCAAGATAAAGTAGACTTACAAAGAGTAATAGCTAAAGCAACAGAGATAAGATAG